TTTGGGTTACTTGGGTGTTGTGCTTATTATCATGGTGTTTATCCCTTGTCTATGGGAATGGCTTTTCCCTCTTGTTTCAAGACTTGGAAGTATGTTTCAAACTTTAGTCAGTGTGGCGTTAGGGAGCAGTCTCTTTTTGGTTTTTGCTTTACGCTATCGTTTGTTTAATACAAAAGATTTTGTTTTCCTTCCATTTGGCACGAGACTACTAGCGCTAAGTCGTATAGTTTCTCGGAGAATGAAATAAAGAAAGTAGGTGAAAATATGAGTGAACAAATGCGTTTAGATAAATTTTTAAAGGTTTCAAGGTTAATTAAAAGAAGAACCGTTGCTAAAGAAGTTGCGGAAAAAGGTCGGATTGAAGTAAATGGAGTCGTTGCTAAACCAGGGACAAATGTTAAAGTAGGCGATGAATTAAAGATTCGCTTTGGTCAAAAAACAGTCATTGCAAAAATCGAACATCTTGGAGAGAATGCTCGTAAGGAAGTAGCTGCAGAAATGTATTCAATCGTTAGTGAAGAGAGAAATCATGATCAAGCCTAAATGGAGCGACTTTATTTAAGTTAATCTATATAAATTGTCATTTGTCAAGAAAAATATTAAATTTATGTAGATACCAATAGACAAAGAGGAGAATTATTGTTATTATTTTGAATATGAAAGGTTTTTTCTCGGATATTTTAGTAGCATTAAGGTAAGTTTTGGTTAAAGGAGGCGTGACGTCGGATGAAAAAAGTAAAGTCAAGTGTATCAAGAATGCAAAATCATCATATTCGCAATACACAAGCTATGAAAAAGACAAGAAGCCGCCGTCGAATTGCGCTTACTAGAAGACTTGCACTTATTGCGGTTGTTTTTGTAGTCGTTGGGTTTGGGTTGACTTATATGTATACCAAACAAGCTCTTGCTCTCAAGGATAAGCAAGCTGAGCAAATTAAGACCGAAAAACAATTAGTAAACTTAAAACAAGAAGAGAAAGCTTTGAAAAATCAAATCAATAAGCTACATGATGATGATTATATTGCAAAGTTAGCTAGAAGCGAATATTACCTTTCAAAAGATGGGGAAATTATTTTTAATACCCCGAATGATTCTGAATAAGCAAAAAGAGGTGACCAACTAATCGGTTTAGAGCTCAAGCTGAGATTTTATTTCTCAAGTTTGACACTCTTTTTATTATAGCTATAATTAAGTTGTACAGTGATTTTTTAAGGAGGAAACTTTTTTTTATGTCAATCGAAGTAGGCAACAAGTTGCAAGGGAAAGTTACAGGGATTACTAATTTTGGTGCGTTTGTTGAGTTAGAAGGTGGCAAGACAGGGCTGGTCCATATTAGTGAAGTAGCCGGTAGCTATGTTAAAGATATTAATGATATTTTGACTGTAGGTGATGAAGTTACAGTTAAAGTAATGAACGTAGGGGACGATGGGAAGATTGGTTTATCAATTCGTAAAGCCACCGATCAACCAGAACGTCCAGAAAGAAATTATGATCGCAAACCGAAATATAGTAAGCCAAGTAATGTGAAACCGCCTGAAAACTTTGAAGATAAGATGGCTAAGTTCTTGAAAGATAGCGAAGATCGCCTTTCTACAATTAAGCGCCAAACTGAATCAAAACGTGGCGGCCGCGGCGCAAGACGAGGCTAATTAAGATATAACGAAGATGTTTATTCTATAGGATGGGAAAGCCAACAAAATTAGGGATATGAGTCACTCAAAGCCCCTAGATTCTTTTGGTAATCCCATCCTTGTTTTTCTAATAAATTTAAAGAAGGTCTTTGGAATGGAAGAGTTTGAGCGCAAAGTAAATAACTACATATTTCGACACCAACTAATCTGCCCTGATGAAAAACTGCTTATCGCTGTTTCAGGCGGTGCAGATTCTTTAGCATTGCTAACTTTTTTTGTGAGAAAGCTGGGTTTTTCATCTGCTAATATCGCTGTTGTCCATGTTAATCATCATTTGCGGCCTGAAGCGGATACCGAAGCTGATTTTGTAAAACGCGTAGCAAAAGAATACAAGCTTCCTTATTTTGAAGCAAATCTTGATGTAGTTGAGCTTGCTAAAAGAGAAAAGAACGGTATCGAAGCAACAGCAAGAGAGGCTCGTTATCAATTTTTTGAAAAGTTAATGAAGGAAGAGAACTTTGATAAGATCGTTCTTGCCCATCATGCAGATGATCAAATAGAAACCATCTTGATGCGCTTAGTCCGTGGTAGTTCTGGGCTTAGCTTAGCAGGAATGCAGCCAATCCGTAAGCTCAATAGCGGACAAGCTATTCGACCTTTTTTAGCTGTTTCTAAAGCAGAAATCCAAACATTTTGTGAAAAAGAAAAGATTGCCTTCTGTGAAGATTCCTCAAATACTGATGAAAAATATACACGTAATCGTTATCGTAAACATCTTCTTCCATTTTTAATAAATGAAAACCCAGCAGTTCAAGAGCATTTCCTTCGCTTTTCAGAAGAAATGACAGCAGATTTTTTGTATCTTGAAAACATGGCTGCTGAAATTTTTCAACGAAACCTTCAAATAAAAGATAAAGAAGTATGGTTTGATATTTGTGAAGTGAAAAATAGTGAGATTCCTTTACAACGCCGAGTAATTCATTTACTATTAAAATATCTGTATCGTGATAAACCAAAAGAACTTACATCAAGGCAAATACGTCAAGTTCAAGCAATTTTAAGCGGAGATAACCCCTCAGCAGTTTTGCACTTTGCTTGTGGCTTGATTATACGGCGAGTATACGACAGATTAGCCTGTTTTTATGAGGAGGAGACTGAAGCTGTTGAATTCTATCATCAGATGACGATAAATGATCGTTTGACGCTATCTAGTGGTGTCGAGCTACAGATTAAGCAAAAAAGCTCAGTTGTTCAGACTGCTGGTTTAGATGGTATCATTGTCAATGCGAGAGCTTGTGATCTGCCAATAATTATTCGTAATCGCCTCCCAGGTGATAAAATGACGCTGAAAGGAACTGGTGGAACAAAAAAATTAAAAGATATTTTTATCGATGCGAAGGTTCCAAAACATAAGCGTGATGAACTTCCAATTATAACTGATTATAGTGGCAAAATTTTATGGGTTCCTGGTGTAAAGAAATCAAATAATGATGTGATGCCAAGTCAGAACGAGAAGCAATACTTAATTAAATATAGGAGTAATTTAGGAGGAAATCACACCATGCGTAATGATATTCAAAAAGTGCTAATTAGTGAGGAAGAAATACAAGGAAAAATCAAAGAGATGGGCGCAGAACTTACCGCTGAATATGCTGGTAGAAATCCGCTAGTTATTGGTATTTTAAAAGGGGCAACACCTTTTATGTCCGACTTGCTTAAACGTGTGGATACATACTTAGAAATGGATTTCATGGATGTTTCAAGCTACGGAAATAGCACGGTATCTTCTGGTGAAGTAAAAATTGTTAAAGACTTAAATACATCTGTTGAAGGGCGAGACGTGTTGGTCGTTGAAGACATCATTGATAGCGGCAGAACATTAAGCTATCTCGTCGATTTAATTAAATATCGCAAAGCTAAATCTGTAAAACTGGTAACGCTTCTTGATAAACCTGAAGGCAGAAATGTTGATATTTCTGCAGATTATGTGGGTTTTATCGTTCCTAATGCATTTGTTGTAGGTTACGGGTTAGATTATGCAGAGCGGTATCGTAATTTGCCATATATCGGTATTTTAAAACCTGAAGTTTATAGTGAGTAAAACCATTTCACAATTAAGTATATTTTTAGTAAAATAAATGATGTAGCTGAAGACTAATAAACATGCAAATTAGTGGGCAACTGAGCAAGGTTATGCTATCATTAATTTTAGTTTTGAGAGCTCATTAATTTAATAATTTTAATAGAAGAATCTTCGTGAGAGACCACTGACGGATATGATTTTCGGGAATCAGGGAAAAGTAGTTTGAAAGCCGATTGTTTGTCGTGATTTTGAGAATGTATACATCCATTTCTCTTACGTGGAAGGAGGTAAGGAATGAACAGGTTTTTTAGAAATGCAATATTTTATATCATCATTTTTTTGGTGATTATTGGTATCGTTACATCAATTAGCAACAAGAAAGAGGCTGCTAAAGATATCAGTTATAATGAATTTATGACAAAATTAAAGAATGGCGATGTTAAATCATTTACAATTCAGCCAGATCGTAGTGTCTATACAATTGAAGGTGAATACAAAACATCTAATTCTTCTAAATCAAAAAGTAAGTCAAGCATAGGGAGTAGTAAAAGTGATTCATCCTTTACTACGTATGCAATCAACTCAGATACTTTATTAACAGATATGCAAAAAGCAGCTGATAGTAAAGATGCGAAAATGGAAGTCGTTCCTGCCAAACAAAATAGTGGTTGGGTAACGTTCTTTACATCGATTATTCCATTTCTGATTATTATCGTTTTATTCTTCTTCTTAATGAGTCAATCTCAAGGAGGCGGCGGTGGTAAAGTGATGAGCTTTGGTAAGAGCAAAGCCAAGCTTTATAACGACGATAAGAAAAAAGTTCGCTTTACAGATGTAGCAGGAGCAGACGAAGAAAAACAAGAGCTTGTTGAAGTTGTAGAATTTTTGAAAGATCCACGTAAGTTTGCTGATCTTGGTGCTCGTATTCCAAAAGGGGTGCTCCTTGTAGGTCCTCCTGGTACAGGTAAAACCTTGTTAGCAAGAGCTGTTGCTGGAGAAGCGGGAGTTCCATTTTTCTCCATCAGTGGTTCTGATTTTGTTGAAATGTTTGTTGGTGTTGGTGCAAGCCGTGTCCGTGATCTTTTTGAAAATGCAAAGAAAAATGCACCTTGTATCATTTTCATTGATGAAATTGATGCGGTAGGTCGTCAGCGTGGTGCTGGGCTTGGAGGAGGTCATGATGAGCGTGAACAAACCCTCAACCAATTACTTGTTGAAATGGATGGTTTTGGTGGAAATGAAGGCATCATTATCGTTGCTGCGACAAACCGTCCTGATGTCCTTGATCCAGCTCTTCTTCGTCCGGGTCGTTTTGATCGCCAAATCATGGTTGATCGTCCTGATGTTAAGGGACGTGAAGCAGTCTTACGTGTCCATGCTAGAAATAAACCACTTGCTAAAAGTGTGGATTTAAAAGCTATTGCACAGCGAACACCAGGCTTTTCTGGTGCAGACTTAGAAAACTTATTAAACGAGGCCGCACTTGTTGCAGCACGTGCAGATAAGAAACAAATCGATATGAGCGATTTAGATGAGGCAAGTGATCGCGTTATTGCTGGTCCTGCTAAGAAGAATCGCGTTATTTCGAAAAAAGAACGGCGTACAGTTGCTTATCATGAAAGTGGCCATACTGTAGTTGGCATGGTTCTTGATGAAGCGGAAACTGTCCATAAAGTAACAATCGTTCCACGTGGACAAGCTGGCGGTTATGCAGTAATGCTACCTAAGGAAGACCGATTCTTAATGACAAAAGCAGAATTGATGGATCGAATTACAGGTCTTTTGGGAGGTCGTGTTGCTGAGGAAGTTACATTTGGTGAAGTAACAACTGGCGCAAGTAATGACTTCGAACGAGCAACTGAACTCGCTCGCCGCATGGTAACTGAATGGGGAATGAGTGATAAAATTGGACCGCTTCAGTTTTCATCTGGTTCTGGTCAGCAAGTATTTATGGGACGTGATTTTGGGAATGAAAAAAATTACTCAGATAAAATTGCTTATGAAATTGACACTGAAGTACAAAGCTTGATCCGTCATTGTTATGATCGTGCAAAAAACATTTTGCTTGAACATCAAAAACAACATAAATTAATCGCAGAAACATTACTTGAAGTAGAAACATTAGATGCTCGTCAAATCAAGTCATTGTTTAACGATGGTGTAATGCCTCCAGATGCCGATACATTAGTTGTTGAAGATTATCCTTCTGAAAAGAAAACTCCAGATCAAACAGAACCAAAAACTTTTGAAGAAGAAAAAAGAGATGCTTCAGCAGAAGAAAATATTGAACGCAAAGAGGACAAAGAAAAATGGGATGATCAGGCGAGCAAAAAAGATCATTCTGAAGACGATAAGAAAGGCCAAGAATAAGTAAAATTAGGAGATTTTCCTAAAAAAATATAACACAAGCGTGATAAATCGAGCGAAAGGTTTGTATTTAAGCGGTTGGCGGAAATGATTTATTATCTCTGTGGTAAGTATTTTTTACTTAGCTATGTGATAAGTTTGCGAGAGCATTTCTGCCAGAGTCTTTAAATATTGAGCTTTGTCGCCGATTTATTTCGTTTAGAGCTCAGCTTTTTAGGAGAAAACGAACGTAATTTTGACAAAGGTGGCAAAATAATGATACTTGTTATCGATGTAGGGAATACAAATTGTACACTTGGACTTTATGAGAATAATAAGCTTATTCAACACTGGCGAATGCAAACCAATCGAAATCGTACCTCAGATGAAGTCGGTATCTCAGTTTTAAATTTTTTTAGCTATTCAAATATCGAAGTAAAATCGATTACTGGCATTATTATTTCTTCTGTCGTTCCACCAGTTATGCATGCGATGACGACAATGTGTACCCGTTATTTTGGGATTAAGCCGCTTATTGTTGGCCCAGGAATAAAAACAGGTTTGAATTTAAAAGTAGAAAATCCACGTGAAATTGGAGCTGACCGAATTGTTAATGCTGTTGCAACAATTGAGGAATACGGGGCTCCAGCAATTGTCGTTGATTTCGGAACAGCTACAACATTTTGCTATATTGATGAAAAGGGTATTTATCAGGGCGGAGCAATTGCGCCTGGAATTATGATTTCAACAGAAGCACTATATACAAATGCGGCTAAACTTCCTCGCGTTGACATTACTGCTGCAAACGATATTATTGGAAAATCAACGGTTGCTTCCATGCAATCTGGAATTTTTTATGGTTTCATTGGTCAATACGAAGGAATTATTTCGGAAATAAAACAGCAAATGCAAACAAATCCAGTAGTTGTTGCAACTGGAGGCTTAGCACGCTTAATTACTGAAAAATCAGCATCTGTTGATGTTCTAGATCCATTTTTAACATTAAAAGGTCTAAAAATTCTTTATCATCGTAACAAACTAGTAGAATAGAAGGAGATTTTCAAGATGGAAGATTATTTAATTAAAGCTCTTGCTTATGATGGTCAAGTGCGCGCATATGCCGCGATAACGACGAATACAGTCAAAGTAGCACAGCGCTATCATGATACTTGGTCCGTTTCATCTGCGGCGCTTGGTAGAACAATGACCGCAACGCTATTTCTTGGGGCAATGCAAAAAGGAAATCAAAAAACGACTGTGAAAATTGATGGAAACGGTCCAATCGGTCGAATTATTGCTGACAGTAACACACAAGGACATATTCGTGGGTATGTATCAAATCCACATGTCCATTTTAATGAATTAAATGAAGCAGGCAAGTTAGATGTTCGGCGTGGGGTCGGTACAGAAGGGACGCTTTCTGTTGTTAAAGATTTAGGCTTTGGTGAAAATTTTACCGGCCAAGTCCCGCTTGTTTCCGGAGAGTTAGGCGAAGATTTCACCTATTATTTAGCGACTTCAGAACAAATTGGTTCTTCTGTTGGTGTAGGAGTTTTAGTTAACCCAGATGACAGTATCGAAGCAGCAGGGGGCTTTATGATTCAACTATTACCAGGAGCTGATGAAGAATTAATCGCTAAACTGGAAAAAAACTTGAAAGATTGTCCAACTGTGTCTCGTTTAATTGAGCGTGGCGAAACACCAGAAACGATCTTAGCTACCTTAGTTGGCGGTGCACAAAATTTACAGATTTTGGAAAAGATCCCTGTGGAATTTGAATGTAATTGTTCAAAAGAGCGTTTTGAAAATGCGATTATTTCTTTGGGCCGAGCTGAAATTCGCCAAATGATTGATGAAGATCACGGTGCTGAAGCAGAATGCCATTTTTGTCGTAAGAAATACCAGTTTAGTGAAGCTGAACTAGAGATGCTCTACCAGCAAGCGAAATAATATGCCCATTACATTATATTTGACAAAAACACTCGGAATTGATTAAATGAAATAAAATTAATCAAAAGGAGTATTAATAAAATGAAAATTGTTAATTCAATTACTGAACTTATTGGAAATACACCTATTGTCAAATTAAATCGTTTGCCAGAACAAGATAGTGCCGATGTTTATGTGAAATTAGAATTTCAAAATCCTGGTGGGAGTGTAAAAGATCGTATTGCTAACTCGATGATTGAAGCTGCTGAAAAAGAAGGAGTACTAAAGCAAGGAGATACGATTGTAGAGCCAACAAGTGGTAATACAGGGATCGGCCTCGCGCTAGTAGCAGCAGCAAAAGGATATCGTGCTATTTTTGTTATGCCAGATACAATGAGTCAAGAACGACGTAAGCTACTTCAGGCTTACGGGGCTGAATTAGTTTTAACGCCTGGTGCAAATGGCATGAAGGGAGCAATTAGTAAAGCGGAAGAATTAGTCAAAGAACATGGTTATTTTATGCCTCAGCAATTCCACAATCCAGCAAATCCTGAGATTCACGAAAAAACAACTGGACCAGAAATTGTTGAAGCATTTGGTAAAGATGGCTTAGATGCTTTTATTGCTGGCGTAGGCACAGGCGGTACCATAACTGGCGTAGGGCATGTTTTAAAACGAAACAATCCCAATATTAAAATTTATGCACTAGAACCTGAAGAATCTGCTGTTCTTAGCGGTGGCGAAGTTTCGCCTCATAAAATACAGGGGATTGGCGCTGGTTTTATCCCAGATATATTGGATAAAACAGTCTATGATGATGTGATTAAAGTAAAAAGTGAAGACGCAATTGTCGTAGCAAGAGAAGTAGCAAAAAAAGAAGGAATTCTTGTAGGAATATCTTCAGGAGCGACAATTAAAGCGGCACTTGATTTAGCCAAGAAACTCGGTAAAGGGAAAAAAATCCTTGCGATCGTTGCTAGTAATGGAGAACGTTATTTAAGCACAGCACTTTATGATTTTTAAAACTAAGAAAATCTAAATAGTTTTCTTAGCAAATTCTAATCCTTTTTTCAGTGGATTGTCGCTTTTGAAAGGTAATATATAAACATAAGCTAACAACAAACAAAACATTTTCATTTCTTTCCCTTTTTTTAAATGAAAATCCCAAAACACCCTTTTTGCTCAGTGCGGTTTACTCCCTTTTTCCGCACTGAGTTTTTTTATGTAGAAAATGCAAAAATCTCATAAAATTTTCATGATAATCACAATAAATTTTCGCATTATATGGTTAGTATATACATATAGGTTAACAACAAATATTTTCATTTTCTCCTATAAATGAAAATCCCAAAACACCCTTTTTACCCAGTACGGTTTACTCCCTTTTTCCGTACTGGTTTTTTTATGCCTAAATTTAATGTTATAATAATGAAAAAAGAGGTGCATGAATGTGAGAAGCAGATGGGAAAAAAACCATTTAGGCATGGTGATGGGAATTTTAAACATTACACCAGATTCGTTTTCAGATGGTGGTAAATACATACAGTTAGAAGATGCTAAAAATAGAGCGATAGAAATGGCAAAGGAAGGTGCTGAAATTATTGATATTGGTGGAATATCAACACGGCCAGGGCACTTAAATATAGATGTGGACGAAGAACTTAAGCGAATTCTTCCCGTTATCAAAGCTGTTCGTGCGGCACTTCCTCATATTTGGCTTTCTGTCGACACATGGCGAGCAGAGGTTGCTGAAAAAGCGATTTTAGCAGGAGCAAATATGATAAACGATCAATGGGGTGCTAAATATGATCCTAAAATAGCGGAAATAGCAGCAAAATATCATGTCCCCATTTGCTTAATGCACAATAGAACAAATCGTGATTATAATGACTTTATAGCAGATGTAAAAAACGACTTATTAGAAAGTGTAAAGATTTGTCAAAGCGCCAATGTTCCAGATGAATCCATTATTTTAGATCCAGGATTTGGTTTTGCTAAAAGTCCAGAGCAAAACTTAGAAATATTACGCCGAATTGATGAAATTGTTCAGCTTGGCTTTGAAGTATTGCTTGGGACAAGTCGAAAGTCAACGATTGGACTAGTATTGGATTTACCACCGGAAGAGCGAGTGGAAGGTACTGGTGCTACAGTTGTTTATGGTTTTTCAAAAGGATGCACAATTGCGCGCGTTCATGACGTCAAACCAATTGTTCGAATGGTCAAAATGACAGATGCAATCATGGGTAAAACTCAAATTACAAGGGGGTAAATGAAAGTGGATAAAATTTATATGAATGAGCTAAGTTTTTATGGTTATCACGGTGTCCTGCCAGAAGAAAATCGCTTAGGTCAATCATTTATCATCTCGCTCGTCCTTGGGTTATCTACAAAAAAAGCAGGAAAAACAGATTCTGTAAAAGATACTGTAAGCTATGCTGAAGTCTATCAAACCGTCCAATATATTACCGAAAAAAGACAATTTAAGCTAATTGAAGCATTAGCCGAATCAATCGCCGCTGAAGTTTTAAATGAATATAAATTGCTCGATGAAATTACAGTAAAGGTCATCAAGCCCAATCCTCCCATTCCGGGGCATTATCATTCAGTTGCTGTAGAAATTTTAAGAAAGCGAGGAAAATAAAATAGTGGTCCAAGCATTTTTATCTTTAGGATCGAATATTGGTGACAAACTAGCTAACCTCCAAGAAGCAATTTCTTTATTAAAAAAGCACGATCAAATCGATATTTGTCAAGTCTCTCATGTCTATGAAACGGATCCAGTAGGTTATGAACAACAAGCAGTTTTTTATAATATTGTCGTTGAAATTGATACAATATTGACACCAGAAAAGCTATTAGCATTTTGTTTGCAAACTGAAAAGGTTTTAGGCCGCGTCCATTTATTTAAATGGGGACCACGATTGATTGATATCGATATCTTGCTCTATCAGAATGTTGTGCGCAATGAAGCAACACTGAAGATTCCACATCCTTACATGAAAGAGCGTGCTTTTGTGATGATCCCACTTTTAGAAATTGCTCCGAATATTGCTAAAAAGCTCGTAAATACGAACGTGATCAAG
This DNA window, taken from Listeria sp. PSOL-1, encodes the following:
- a CDS encoding RNA-binding S4 domain-containing protein → MRLDKFLKVSRLIKRRTVAKEVAEKGRIEVNGVVAKPGTNVKVGDELKIRFGQKTVIAKIEHLGENARKEVAAEMYSIVSEERNHDQA
- a CDS encoding S1 domain-containing RNA-binding protein encodes the protein MSIEVGNKLQGKVTGITNFGAFVELEGGKTGLVHISEVAGSYVKDINDILTVGDEVTVKVMNVGDDGKIGLSIRKATDQPERPERNYDRKPKYSKPSNVKPPENFEDKMAKFLKDSEDRLSTIKRQTESKRGGRGARRG
- the hpt gene encoding hypoxanthine phosphoribosyltransferase; this encodes MEEFERKVNNYIFRHQLICPDEKLLIAVSGGADSLALLTFFVRKLGFSSANIAVVHVNHHLRPEADTEADFVKRVAKEYKLPYFEANLDVVELAKREKNGIEATAREARYQFFEKLMKEENFDKIVLAHHADDQIETILMRLVRGSSGLSLAGMQPIRKLNSGQAIRPFLAVSKAEIQTFCEKEKIAFCEDSSNTDEKYTRNRYRKHLLPFLINENPAVQEHFLRFSEEMTADFLYLENMAAEIFQRNLQIKDKEVWFDICEVKNSEIPLQRRVIHLLLKYLYRDKPKELTSRQIRQVQAILSGDNPSAVLHFACGLIIRRVYDRLACFYEEETEAVEFYHQMTINDRLTLSSGVELQIKQKSSVVQTAGLDGIIVNARACDLPIIIRNRLPGDKMTLKGTGGTKKLKDIFIDAKVPKHKRDELPIITDYSGKILWVPGVKKSNNDVMPSQNEKQYLIKYRSNLGGNHTMRNDIQKVLISEEEIQGKIKEMGAELTAEYAGRNPLVIGILKGATPFMSDLLKRVDTYLEMDFMDVSSYGNSTVSSGEVKIVKDLNTSVEGRDVLVVEDIIDSGRTLSYLVDLIKYRKAKSVKLVTLLDKPEGRNVDISADYVGFIVPNAFVVGYGLDYAERYRNLPYIGILKPEVYSE
- the ftsH gene encoding ATP-dependent zinc metalloprotease FtsH, with the protein product MNRFFRNAIFYIIIFLVIIGIVTSISNKKEAAKDISYNEFMTKLKNGDVKSFTIQPDRSVYTIEGEYKTSNSSKSKSKSSIGSSKSDSSFTTYAINSDTLLTDMQKAADSKDAKMEVVPAKQNSGWVTFFTSIIPFLIIIVLFFFLMSQSQGGGGGKVMSFGKSKAKLYNDDKKKVRFTDVAGADEEKQELVEVVEFLKDPRKFADLGARIPKGVLLVGPPGTGKTLLARAVAGEAGVPFFSISGSDFVEMFVGVGASRVRDLFENAKKNAPCIIFIDEIDAVGRQRGAGLGGGHDEREQTLNQLLVEMDGFGGNEGIIIVAATNRPDVLDPALLRPGRFDRQIMVDRPDVKGREAVLRVHARNKPLAKSVDLKAIAQRTPGFSGADLENLLNEAALVAARADKKQIDMSDLDEASDRVIAGPAKKNRVISKKERRTVAYHESGHTVVGMVLDEAETVHKVTIVPRGQAGGYAVMLPKEDRFLMTKAELMDRITGLLGGRVAEEVTFGEVTTGASNDFERATELARRMVTEWGMSDKIGPLQFSSGSGQQVFMGRDFGNEKNYSDKIAYEIDTEVQSLIRHCYDRAKNILLEHQKQHKLIAETLLEVETLDARQIKSLFNDGVMPPDADTLVVEDYPSEKKTPDQTEPKTFEEEKRDASAEENIERKEDKEKWDDQASKKDHSEDDKKGQE
- a CDS encoding type III pantothenate kinase — translated: MILVIDVGNTNCTLGLYENNKLIQHWRMQTNRNRTSDEVGISVLNFFSYSNIEVKSITGIIISSVVPPVMHAMTTMCTRYFGIKPLIVGPGIKTGLNLKVENPREIGADRIVNAVATIEEYGAPAIVVDFGTATTFCYIDEKGIYQGGAIAPGIMISTEALYTNAAKLPRVDITAANDIIGKSTVASMQSGIFYGFIGQYEGIISEIKQQMQTNPVVVATGGLARLITEKSASVDVLDPFLTLKGLKILYHRNKLVE
- the hslO gene encoding Hsp33 family molecular chaperone HslO, with translation MEDYLIKALAYDGQVRAYAAITTNTVKVAQRYHDTWSVSSAALGRTMTATLFLGAMQKGNQKTTVKIDGNGPIGRIIADSNTQGHIRGYVSNPHVHFNELNEAGKLDVRRGVGTEGTLSVVKDLGFGENFTGQVPLVSGELGEDFTYYLATSEQIGSSVGVGVLVNPDDSIEAAGGFMIQLLPGADEELIAKLEKNLKDCPTVSRLIERGETPETILATLVGGAQNLQILEKIPVEFECNCSKERFENAIISLGRAEIRQMIDEDHGAEAECHFCRKKYQFSEAELEMLYQQAK
- the cysK gene encoding cysteine synthase A; the encoded protein is MKIVNSITELIGNTPIVKLNRLPEQDSADVYVKLEFQNPGGSVKDRIANSMIEAAEKEGVLKQGDTIVEPTSGNTGIGLALVAAAKGYRAIFVMPDTMSQERRKLLQAYGAELVLTPGANGMKGAISKAEELVKEHGYFMPQQFHNPANPEIHEKTTGPEIVEAFGKDGLDAFIAGVGTGGTITGVGHVLKRNNPNIKIYALEPEESAVLSGGEVSPHKIQGIGAGFIPDILDKTVYDDVIKVKSEDAIVVAREVAKKEGILVGISSGATIKAALDLAKKLGKGKKILAIVASNGERYLSTALYDF
- the folP gene encoding dihydropteroate synthase, producing the protein MVMGILNITPDSFSDGGKYIQLEDAKNRAIEMAKEGAEIIDIGGISTRPGHLNIDVDEELKRILPVIKAVRAALPHIWLSVDTWRAEVAEKAILAGANMINDQWGAKYDPKIAEIAAKYHVPICLMHNRTNRDYNDFIADVKNDLLESVKICQSANVPDESIILDPGFGFAKSPEQNLEILRRIDEIVQLGFEVLLGTSRKSTIGLVLDLPPEERVEGTGATVVYGFSKGCTIARVHDVKPIVRMVKMTDAIMGKTQITRG
- the folB gene encoding dihydroneopterin aldolase, whose translation is MDKIYMNELSFYGYHGVLPEENRLGQSFIISLVLGLSTKKAGKTDSVKDTVSYAEVYQTVQYITEKRQFKLIEALAESIAAEVLNEYKLLDEITVKVIKPNPPIPGHYHSVAVEILRKRGK
- the folK gene encoding 2-amino-4-hydroxy-6-hydroxymethyldihydropteridine diphosphokinase, whose product is MVQAFLSLGSNIGDKLANLQEAISLLKKHDQIDICQVSHVYETDPVGYEQQAVFYNIVVEIDTILTPEKLLAFCLQTEKVLGRVHLFKWGPRLIDIDILLYQNVVRNEATLKIPHPYMKERAFVMIPLLEIAPNIAKKLVNTNVIKQTGVRKTQLELNW